The proteins below are encoded in one region of Candidatus Eisenbacteria bacterium:
- a CDS encoding enoyl-CoA hydratase/isomerase family protein (Catalyzes the reversible hydration of unsaturated fatty acyl-CoA to beta-hydroxyacyl-CoA) translates to MSAYSHLRLESDGPVARITLARPEVRNAFDEALIAELTQALGGIAGSFQTDPDQAPRALVLTGEGTAFCAGADMNWMRRSARFSREENEADAGRFASMLRALDELPIPTVARVNGTCLGGGMGLISCCDIVVAADAADFGFTEVRLGIAPAVISTFVLPRIGASGSRRYFLTGEIFKSAEAKSIGLVHEVVPGDALDAAVGRMIDAISGNGPRAVAAAKRLIREGLALRRDDAIANAVRTIAALRTSPEGQEGLGAFLEKRRPAWKR, encoded by the coding sequence TTGAGCGCGTACTCCCACCTTCGCCTCGAGTCGGACGGGCCCGTCGCGCGGATCACGCTCGCCCGGCCGGAGGTTCGAAACGCCTTCGACGAGGCCCTGATCGCCGAGCTCACCCAAGCGCTCGGCGGGATCGCCGGCTCCTTCCAGACCGACCCGGACCAGGCGCCCCGGGCCCTCGTCTTGACCGGCGAAGGGACGGCGTTTTGCGCGGGCGCCGACATGAACTGGATGCGGCGGAGCGCGCGGTTCTCCCGCGAGGAGAACGAGGCGGACGCCGGGCGCTTCGCCTCGATGCTCCGTGCCCTGGACGAGCTGCCGATTCCGACGGTGGCGCGCGTGAACGGCACTTGCCTCGGCGGCGGCATGGGCCTGATCTCGTGCTGCGACATCGTGGTGGCCGCCGATGCCGCGGACTTCGGGTTCACCGAGGTGCGGCTGGGGATCGCCCCCGCGGTCATCTCGACCTTCGTGCTTCCGAGGATCGGCGCCTCGGGATCGCGCCGCTATTTTCTGACCGGGGAGATCTTCAAGTCCGCCGAGGCGAAGTCGATCGGGCTGGTGCATGAGGTCGTCCCGGGCGACGCACTGGACGCCGCGGTGGGGCGAATGATCGACGCGATCTCGGGAAACGGCCCGCGCGCGGTGGCCGCGGCGAAGCGATTGATTCGGGAGGGGCTCGCGCTCCGGCGTGACGACGCGATCGCGAACGCGGTGCGCACGATCGCCGCGCTTCGGACGTCTCCCGAGGGACAGGAAGGGCTCGGCGCCTTCCTCGAGAAGCGCCGCCCCGCCTGGAAGCGGTGA
- a CDS encoding methylcrotonoyl-CoA carboxylase, with translation MSVLKSHLKPQSPEFQANRKHHQALAGDLKQRLEAVRRGGSEQAVELHRSRGKLLPRERIERLLDPDTPFLELSALAAGGLYDNEVPSAGIVTGVGVISGRECVIVANDATVKGGTYYPPTIKKHIRAQEIALENRMPAVYLVDSGGVFLPLQAEVFPDKEHFGRIFYNQAIMSAQGIPQVAAVLGMCTAGGAYVPAMSDENVIVRGTGTIYLAGPPLVKAATGEEVSAEELGGAEVHSRVSGVTDHMAANEEEALHTVRDIVERLGTVKRVDLDLAEPQDPLYPAEEIYGVLPTDTKQPYDVRELLARLIDGSRFHEFKANYGTTLVTGFARWMGYPVGIVANNGVLFSESALKGAHFVELCAQRRIPLLFLQNITGFMVGKRYEAGGIAKDGAKMVQAVATAEVPRLTLIVGASHGAGNYAMCGRGYRPRFLFTWPNSRISVMGAEQAASVLVQVKRDQLAREGKTLSKAEESAIAGPVLEKYEREGSPYFATAQLWDDGIIDPVDTRAAVALALSAALNAPVTRGPAPVYRM, from the coding sequence ATGAGCGTCCTGAAGAGCCACCTGAAGCCGCAGAGCCCCGAATTTCAGGCCAATCGGAAGCACCATCAGGCCTTGGCGGGCGATTTGAAGCAGCGCCTCGAGGCGGTCCGGCGGGGCGGCTCGGAGCAGGCGGTCGAGCTCCACCGGAGCAGGGGGAAGCTCCTGCCGCGCGAGCGGATCGAGCGCCTTCTCGATCCCGACACCCCGTTCCTCGAGCTCTCGGCCCTGGCGGCGGGCGGCCTCTACGATAACGAGGTCCCATCCGCGGGGATCGTGACCGGCGTGGGCGTGATCTCCGGGCGCGAGTGCGTGATCGTCGCGAACGACGCCACGGTGAAGGGCGGGACCTACTACCCCCCCACGATCAAGAAGCACATCCGCGCGCAGGAGATCGCGCTCGAGAACAGGATGCCCGCGGTCTACCTGGTCGACTCGGGCGGCGTCTTCCTTCCGCTCCAGGCCGAGGTGTTTCCCGACAAGGAGCATTTCGGCCGGATCTTCTACAACCAGGCGATCATGTCCGCCCAAGGGATTCCGCAAGTCGCCGCCGTGCTCGGCATGTGCACCGCGGGCGGCGCCTATGTTCCGGCGATGTCCGACGAGAACGTGATCGTTCGAGGGACGGGTACGATCTACCTCGCCGGGCCGCCGCTCGTGAAGGCGGCGACCGGCGAGGAAGTCTCAGCGGAGGAGCTGGGCGGCGCGGAGGTCCACTCGCGCGTGAGCGGCGTCACCGACCACATGGCGGCGAACGAGGAAGAGGCGCTCCACACGGTCCGCGACATCGTGGAGCGGCTGGGGACCGTGAAGCGCGTCGATCTCGATCTGGCGGAGCCTCAGGACCCGCTCTATCCAGCCGAGGAGATCTACGGCGTGCTTCCGACGGATACGAAGCAGCCGTACGACGTGCGCGAGCTTCTCGCAAGGCTGATCGACGGGAGCCGCTTCCACGAGTTCAAGGCCAACTACGGCACGACGCTCGTCACCGGCTTCGCGCGCTGGATGGGATACCCGGTGGGCATCGTCGCGAACAACGGGGTTCTCTTTTCCGAGAGCGCGCTCAAAGGGGCCCACTTCGTCGAGCTCTGCGCCCAGCGGCGAATCCCCCTCCTGTTCTTGCAGAACATCACGGGGTTCATGGTCGGGAAGCGCTACGAGGCGGGCGGCATCGCGAAGGACGGCGCCAAGATGGTCCAGGCGGTCGCCACCGCCGAGGTGCCGCGGCTCACCCTGATCGTAGGGGCCTCCCACGGGGCGGGGAATTACGCCATGTGCGGACGCGGCTACCGCCCGCGTTTCCTCTTCACATGGCCCAACTCGCGCATCTCGGTGATGGGGGCGGAGCAGGCGGCGTCGGTCCTCGTCCAGGTGAAGCGCGACCAGCTCGCGCGGGAGGGGAAGACGCTCTCCAAGGCGGAGGAGTCGGCCATCGCCGGGCCGGTGCTCGAGAAGTACGAGCGCGAGGGGAGTCCCTACTTCGCGACCGCGCAGCTCTGGGACGACGGGATCATCGATCCCGTGGACACGCGCGCGGCCGTCGCGCTCGCGCTCTCGGCGGCCCTCAACGCTCCTGTCACCCGCGGGCCCGCGCCCGTCTACCGGATGTAG
- a CDS encoding GAF domain-containing sensor histidine kinase, whose translation MVLPIGLKFGALRLQVALQDAHGLVTLTAPAAKGKQRRSEPIRLENAPGIADTKANRSTKVIGGGKSAMSSPHVHVTQSQYDRKTWWLLGLAIFIIIGFCVTVPTLYVALARSGFLGDLLPPSSGPLLIGLVGLTAIYCLLMIRQQSQINRIRRSMLVDQMELEQSRGRLAELTSLFQLGNTLHMDLPLETILEITVRRLASTLHSHDVSVFLYDPTSRKLPCKATFGLTSRGPEPEVTVGEGAVGWVARHHEPILMKASDKEARFANFFESHPDAGSVLVLPVTAEKRCVAVLQVCRAPKAEAFRLEHRDIGQLFADNVAAVIDRAQAMVRIRQTAAAAGSEPPLTGESATGPFRDVFLTAATSELKSPLSTIVAYSEVLDQNEGKMTPAMRKEFSDRLRTEAQRTMVLVDDVLDLVRLEMGRYLLDLHFTGVNQIARAAIDLAKPMAEARGIAIDADLDPTIPDQHLDPAKLRQSILHLLRNAIRLSPAKGRVRLKTALNEQGVQVEVQDAGPSIPADATESLFDLESIAEQHSKRCGDGMGFGLHLTRRFVELHGGHVGAAPSPEGGATFWFVLPRGDDLSNLIGSDPFAEELSKK comes from the coding sequence ATGGTGCTTCCGATTGGCCTGAAATTCGGGGCTCTGCGGCTTCAGGTGGCTCTTCAGGACGCTCATGGGTTGGTCACTCTAACCGCCCCAGCCGCAAAGGGAAAGCAGAGAAGATCGGAGCCAATTCGGCTCGAGAACGCCCCCGGCATTGCCGATACAAAAGCGAATCGATCGACCAAGGTAATTGGAGGGGGAAAGAGCGCGATGTCGAGCCCGCACGTCCATGTGACCCAGTCGCAATACGATCGGAAGACCTGGTGGCTCCTCGGTCTCGCGATCTTCATCATCATCGGCTTCTGCGTCACCGTCCCGACGCTCTATGTGGCGCTGGCGCGGTCCGGGTTCCTCGGAGACCTGCTCCCGCCCAGCTCGGGTCCCCTGCTGATCGGGCTCGTGGGCCTCACCGCCATCTACTGCCTGCTCATGATCCGCCAGCAGTCCCAGATCAATCGCATCCGACGGAGCATGCTCGTGGACCAGATGGAGCTCGAGCAGTCGCGCGGCCGCCTGGCGGAGCTCACCTCGCTCTTCCAGCTCGGCAACACGCTCCACATGGATCTCCCCCTGGAAACAATCTTGGAGATCACGGTGCGCCGCCTTGCGAGCACCCTTCACTCTCACGACGTCTCGGTCTTTCTCTACGATCCCACGTCGCGCAAGCTTCCGTGCAAAGCGACGTTCGGCCTGACCTCTCGCGGCCCTGAGCCCGAGGTGACGGTGGGCGAGGGCGCGGTCGGCTGGGTCGCGCGGCACCACGAGCCGATCTTGATGAAGGCGAGCGACAAGGAGGCGCGCTTCGCGAATTTCTTCGAGTCCCATCCCGACGCGGGCTCCGTCCTCGTGCTCCCCGTCACGGCGGAGAAGCGCTGCGTCGCCGTCCTCCAAGTGTGCCGGGCGCCCAAGGCCGAGGCGTTCCGGCTCGAGCACCGGGACATCGGGCAGCTCTTCGCGGACAACGTGGCCGCGGTGATCGACCGCGCGCAGGCGATGGTGCGGATCCGCCAGACGGCCGCGGCCGCGGGCAGCGAGCCGCCGCTGACCGGAGAGAGCGCGACCGGCCCGTTCCGCGACGTTTTCCTCACGGCGGCGACGTCGGAGCTCAAGTCCCCGCTTTCGACGATCGTGGCTTACTCCGAGGTTCTCGACCAGAACGAGGGGAAGATGACGCCCGCGATGCGGAAGGAGTTCTCGGACCGCCTCCGGACCGAGGCCCAGCGGACGATGGTGCTGGTCGACGATGTGCTCGACCTCGTCCGTCTCGAGATGGGGCGCTATCTCCTCGACCTTCACTTCACCGGCGTGAACCAGATCGCCCGCGCCGCGATCGACCTCGCGAAGCCGATGGCCGAAGCGCGCGGGATCGCCATCGACGCGGATCTCGATCCTACGATCCCGGACCAGCATCTCGATCCCGCGAAGCTCCGCCAGTCGATTCTTCACCTGCTTCGAAACGCCATCCGCCTCTCGCCCGCGAAGGGTCGCGTGCGCCTCAAGACCGCGCTCAACGAGCAGGGCGTCCAGGTCGAGGTCCAGGATGCGGGCCCCTCGATTCCGGCCGACGCTACCGAATCGCTCTTCGATCTCGAGAGCATCGCGGAGCAGCACAGCAAGCGCTGCGGGGACGGCATGGGGTTCGGACTTCACCTGACGCGCCGATTCGTGGAGCTGCACGGCGGGCATGTGGGGGCGGCGCCATCGCCGGAAGGGGGCGCGACGTTCTGGTTCGTGCTGCCCCGCGGCGACGATCTGAGCAACCTGATCGGCTCCGATCCGTTCGCCGAGGAGCTGTCGAAGAAGTAG
- a CDS encoding site-2 protease family protein produces MRWSWQIAKVAGIPIRVHATFLIFLVFVFFVLARGQGTALALETVGFFLALFGCVVLHELGHALTARHYGVRTRDITLLPIGGVARLERIPEKPGQEIVVALAGPAVNFLIAGVLLAILQGSGGARLLSDPAALQGNFFARLLAYNVFLAIFNLIPAFPMDGGRVLRALLATRLDYLRATQIAANIGQGIALLFGLAGLFGNPFLLFIALFVFIGAGQEAQAVQMRSAFEGVPVSRAMIRDFQTLRGDEPLSRAVELLLGGHQQDFPVLGSGPLGPVLGILTRADLLTSLANGRTDRRIEDVAKRSCGTAHPREMLEAVFRRMQENGCPAVPVIEADGSLVGLVTLENVGELAMVQAALGGRRSRGPGAA; encoded by the coding sequence ATGCGTTGGTCCTGGCAGATTGCGAAGGTCGCGGGGATTCCGATTCGGGTCCACGCGACCTTCCTCATTTTTCTCGTCTTCGTCTTCTTCGTGCTGGCGCGGGGGCAGGGCACGGCCCTCGCCCTCGAGACGGTCGGCTTCTTCCTGGCGCTCTTCGGGTGCGTCGTCCTCCACGAGCTGGGACATGCCTTGACCGCGCGCCATTACGGGGTCCGCACCCGGGATATCACGCTCCTGCCGATCGGCGGCGTCGCCCGGCTGGAGCGGATTCCCGAGAAGCCGGGCCAGGAGATCGTGGTCGCGCTCGCCGGTCCCGCGGTGAACTTCTTGATCGCCGGCGTCCTCCTGGCGATTCTTCAGGGCAGCGGAGGAGCCCGGCTCCTGAGCGATCCCGCGGCGCTTCAGGGGAATTTCTTCGCGCGCCTGCTCGCGTATAACGTGTTTCTCGCGATCTTCAACCTCATCCCGGCATTCCCGATGGACGGCGGCCGGGTGCTGCGCGCCCTCCTGGCGACCCGGCTCGACTACCTGCGGGCGACCCAGATCGCCGCCAACATCGGGCAGGGGATCGCGCTTCTGTTCGGGCTCGCGGGGCTCTTCGGGAACCCGTTCCTGCTCTTCATCGCCCTGTTCGTGTTCATCGGCGCCGGCCAGGAGGCGCAGGCCGTCCAAATGCGCTCCGCCTTCGAGGGGGTGCCGGTCTCGCGGGCGATGATCCGCGATTTCCAGACGCTCCGGGGAGACGAGCCGCTCTCCCGCGCCGTGGAGCTGCTCCTGGGCGGACACCAGCAGGACTTTCCGGTTCTGGGGTCGGGTCCGCTAGGCCCGGTTCTCGGGATCCTGACGCGGGCGGACCTCCTCACGTCGCTCGCGAACGGCCGGACGGATCGCCGCATCGAGGACGTCGCGAAGCGCTCCTGCGGCACCGCGCACCCGCGTGAGATGCTGGAGGCAGTGTTTCGCCGGATGCAGGAGAACGGGTGCCCCGCGGTGCCCGTGATCGAGGCGGACGGCTCACTCGTCGGGCTGGTGACGCTGGAGAACGTCGGGGAGCTCGCGATGGTGCAGGCCGCGCTGGGTGGACGACGATCCAGGGGTCCGGGCGCGGCGTAG
- a CDS encoding DUF3185 domain-containing protein, whose translation MMKLIGIALIILGIISLVWGGIHYNDQKTVIQMGDFKATATEQKTIPISPVVGVIALIGGVALLMIDKRRA comes from the coding sequence ATGATGAAGCTGATCGGCATCGCGCTCATCATTCTCGGCATCATCTCGCTGGTCTGGGGCGGCATCCATTACAACGATCAGAAAACCGTCATCCAGATGGGCGACTTCAAAGCGACGGCGACGGAGCAGAAGACCATTCCCATCTCGCCGGTAGTGGGAGTGATCGCGCTGATCGGCGGTGTCGCACTCTTGATGATCGACAAGCGCCGCGCCTAG
- a CDS encoding S9 family peptidase, with protein sequence MHVAEPKSKTGRTAVLYPATNPGKRPITAEDLWRFSRVGSPAPAPDGSAVVVPVTTYDMEQNRGRSRLWLVPVGPKGGEPRPITTEEYSSADPAYSPDGMRIAFVRAQGDEKPQLYILPLEGGEAERLTDMPLGVFDPKWLPDGKRIAFGTYLYTEAPTPEGTKELGERRAKDPVKVHVTEDRLYRFWDRWLVGGEVPHLFVLNLESRALTDLTPEGAGWFDFMEPAGQYDVAPDGSEIAYVANSSKAPHYLLRWALFTVPTSGKGPVRCLTPEGTPKNSSDAHRPRYAPDGRSIVYGLQRDPYFYADKVRLVRYDRAAGTHTILTEAWDRSPTAWEFLADGTLMIEAEDRGRLNLFAMKPGAATPQPAREGGATAGLAPGKDGRIYFSHQTLSVPAEIASSRPDGSDFKTHTRFNESILSELSLGEVREMIFEGADGDPVQMFVVLPPGFDASKKWPLIHVIHGGPHAIAGDNFHFRWNPQLFAAPGYVVATVNFHGSTSWGQEYAAVIQGGHGDKPFTDIMRATDALLETGFIDERRMAATGGSYGGYMVCWIAGNTDRFRCLVNHAGVFDLLAEYGSDVTQGRHQAYGGEPWDRLEAIDRWSPSRFARGFTTPMLVIHGERDYRVPHTQALAVYNIYKAKRVDARLVFFPDENHWILKPRNSIVWNREVSEWLGRYLGAAKGSA encoded by the coding sequence TTGCACGTTGCCGAGCCGAAATCGAAGACAGGGCGAACCGCGGTTCTCTATCCCGCCACGAATCCGGGCAAGCGCCCGATCACGGCCGAGGATCTCTGGAGGTTCTCGCGCGTCGGCAGCCCCGCGCCGGCGCCGGACGGCTCGGCGGTCGTGGTGCCGGTCACGACGTACGACATGGAGCAAAACCGCGGACGCTCTCGGCTCTGGCTGGTTCCGGTCGGGCCTAAGGGCGGCGAGCCGCGTCCCATCACGACGGAGGAATATTCCTCGGCGGATCCCGCCTACTCGCCCGACGGCATGCGGATCGCGTTCGTGCGGGCGCAGGGCGACGAAAAGCCCCAGCTCTACATCCTCCCGCTCGAGGGCGGGGAGGCGGAGCGCCTCACGGACATGCCGCTGGGCGTCTTCGACCCGAAGTGGCTCCCCGACGGGAAGCGGATCGCCTTCGGGACGTATCTCTACACCGAGGCCCCGACACCCGAGGGAACGAAGGAGCTTGGCGAGCGGCGCGCGAAGGATCCGGTCAAGGTCCACGTGACGGAGGACCGGCTCTACCGATTCTGGGATCGGTGGCTCGTAGGCGGCGAGGTCCCGCACCTCTTCGTCCTGAACCTCGAGTCGCGCGCGCTCACGGATCTCACGCCCGAGGGAGCCGGCTGGTTCGACTTCATGGAGCCGGCGGGCCAGTACGACGTCGCGCCGGACGGATCCGAGATCGCCTATGTCGCGAACTCGAGCAAGGCGCCTCATTATCTGCTCCGCTGGGCGCTCTTCACGGTGCCGACCTCGGGGAAGGGGCCGGTACGTTGCCTGACGCCGGAGGGAACGCCGAAGAACTCATCGGACGCGCACCGCCCGCGCTACGCGCCGGATGGACGCTCCATCGTCTACGGCCTCCAGCGCGATCCCTACTTCTACGCGGACAAGGTCCGCCTTGTGCGCTACGACCGCGCGGCGGGAACCCACACGATCCTGACCGAGGCATGGGACCGGTCGCCCACCGCGTGGGAGTTCCTGGCCGACGGCACCCTCATGATCGAGGCCGAGGACCGCGGGCGCTTGAACCTGTTCGCGATGAAGCCCGGCGCCGCGACGCCGCAGCCGGCTCGGGAAGGTGGCGCGACCGCTGGGCTCGCCCCCGGCAAGGACGGGCGGATCTACTTCTCGCACCAGACCCTGTCCGTGCCCGCGGAGATCGCGAGCAGCCGGCCGGACGGGAGCGATTTCAAGACCCACACCCGGTTCAACGAATCGATCCTGTCGGAGCTCTCCCTGGGCGAGGTGCGGGAGATGATCTTTGAAGGAGCGGACGGCGATCCGGTTCAGATGTTCGTGGTCCTGCCGCCCGGATTCGACGCTTCCAAGAAGTGGCCGCTCATCCATGTGATCCACGGCGGGCCGCATGCGATCGCCGGGGACAACTTCCATTTCCGATGGAATCCGCAGCTCTTCGCAGCGCCCGGGTACGTCGTCGCGACGGTGAACTTCCACGGCTCGACCTCCTGGGGCCAGGAGTACGCGGCCGTGATCCAGGGCGGCCACGGAGACAAACCGTTCACGGACATCATGAGGGCGACCGACGCGCTCCTCGAGACCGGCTTCATCGACGAGCGGCGAATGGCCGCGACCGGCGGCTCCTACGGCGGCTACATGGTCTGCTGGATCGCGGGGAACACCGACCGGTTCCGCTGCCTCGTGAACCACGCGGGCGTCTTCGACCTGCTGGCCGAATACGGGAGCGACGTGACGCAGGGGCGCCACCAGGCGTACGGCGGGGAGCCGTGGGATCGCCTGGAGGCGATCGACCGCTGGAGTCCCTCGCGCTTCGCTCGCGGGTTCACGACGCCGATGCTCGTGATCCACGGCGAGCGCGACTATCGGGTGCCGCACACGCAGGCGCTTGCGGTGTACAACATCTATAAGGCGAAACGGGTCGATGCGCGCCTCGTCTTCTTCCCGGACGAGAACCACTGGATCCTGAAGCCGCGCAACTCGATCGTGTGGAATCGTGAGGTGAGCGAGTGGCTGGGCCGGTACTTAGGCGCGGCCAAGGGGAGCGCGTGA